The following proteins come from a genomic window of Citrobacter europaeus:
- a CDS encoding trimethylamine-N-oxide reductase 2 gives MKLTRRDFIKTAGAATGTMAISSVIPMPAWAEGQNGGAILTAARWGAVYVEVKDGKVVSSKGALPKTVPNSLQQTAPDQVHTNIRVKYPMVRKSYLENPGKADGKRGNDPFVRVSWEQALKLIHEQHSRIRSSYGPSSIFAGSYGWRSSGVLHKAQTLLQRYMSMAGGYAGHTGDYSTGAAQVIMPYVVGSVEVYEQQTTWPMVLEHSQVVVLWGMNPLNTLKIAWSSTDEQGIEYFNLLKKSGKSVIAIDPMRSETIEFFGDNATWIAPHMGTDVAMMLGIAHTLVKKNLHDKAFLEKYTTGYPQFEEYLLGKSDKIEKTAEWASGVCGVPAEQLEKLAEIFSSNKTMLMAGWGIQRQQYGEQKHWMLVTLAAMLGQIGTEGGGFGFSYHYSNGGNPTRTGGVLPAISAKIEGGSSAGNDWAVSDAVTSLPVARIVEALENPGGKYQHNGKEQTFPDIKMIWWAGGANFTHHQDTNRLITAWQKPELVVISECYWTAAAKHADIVLPITTSFERNDLTMTGDYSNQHLVPMKQVIAPQFESRSDFDVFADLAEMLKPGGKAVYTEGKDEMAWLKQFYDAAQKAARAQRVAMPQFNAFWQQNKLIEMRENEKNNKYVRYADFRSDPVMNALGTPSGKIEIYSKTIEGYQYKDCPPHASWIEPDEWKGTADKDQLQLLTAHPAHRLHSQLNYASLRKEYAIANREPVTIHPDDAKARGIAEGDLVRVWNARGQVLVGAHVSDGIKPGIICIHEGAWPDIENGICKNGGANVLTADIPTSRLANGCAGNTSLVYAEKFTGEAPKLTVFDEPAIVTM, from the coding sequence ATGAAACTCACAAGACGTGACTTTATCAAGACGGCTGGCGCGGCAACCGGGACAATGGCGATTTCTTCGGTGATCCCAATGCCAGCCTGGGCCGAAGGCCAAAATGGCGGAGCGATTCTGACGGCTGCACGTTGGGGTGCGGTATACGTGGAAGTAAAAGACGGCAAAGTGGTTTCCTCAAAAGGGGCATTGCCGAAAACGGTGCCGAACTCGTTACAGCAAACCGCGCCGGATCAGGTTCATACCAATATCCGCGTTAAATATCCGATGGTGCGCAAAAGCTATCTGGAAAACCCGGGTAAAGCGGATGGTAAACGTGGCAACGATCCTTTCGTGCGGGTGAGCTGGGAGCAGGCGCTGAAGCTCATTCATGAGCAGCATAGCCGGATCCGTAGCAGCTATGGGCCGTCCTCAATATTTGCCGGTTCCTATGGCTGGCGCTCCAGCGGCGTTCTGCATAAGGCGCAAACCTTACTGCAACGCTATATGAGCATGGCCGGTGGCTACGCCGGTCATACCGGAGATTATTCAACCGGGGCGGCGCAGGTGATCATGCCTTATGTCGTGGGATCGGTTGAAGTCTATGAGCAGCAAACCACCTGGCCGATGGTGCTTGAGCACAGTCAGGTCGTGGTGCTGTGGGGGATGAACCCGCTCAACACCCTCAAAATTGCCTGGAGCAGCACGGATGAACAGGGGATTGAATACTTTAATCTGCTGAAAAAATCAGGAAAAAGCGTTATCGCCATCGATCCAATGCGTTCTGAAACCATTGAGTTCTTTGGTGATAATGCCACCTGGATTGCGCCACATATGGGGACCGATGTGGCGATGATGTTAGGGATCGCCCATACGCTGGTGAAGAAAAATCTCCATGACAAAGCCTTCCTGGAAAAATACACCACCGGTTATCCGCAGTTTGAGGAATACTTGCTCGGCAAGAGCGATAAAATAGAGAAAACCGCCGAGTGGGCTTCCGGCGTGTGCGGCGTGCCTGCTGAGCAACTGGAAAAACTGGCGGAAATTTTCTCCAGCAATAAAACCATGCTCATGGCAGGTTGGGGGATTCAGCGCCAGCAATACGGTGAGCAAAAACACTGGATGCTGGTGACTCTGGCGGCGATGCTGGGGCAAATTGGTACCGAAGGCGGCGGCTTTGGATTCTCGTATCATTATTCCAACGGCGGTAACCCAACGCGCACGGGTGGGGTATTGCCAGCAATTTCCGCCAAAATTGAGGGGGGGTCATCAGCGGGTAACGACTGGGCGGTTTCCGATGCGGTAACCAGCCTGCCGGTAGCGCGAATTGTTGAAGCGCTGGAAAACCCAGGCGGTAAATATCAGCATAATGGTAAAGAGCAAACCTTCCCGGATATCAAAATGATCTGGTGGGCAGGCGGTGCTAACTTTACCCATCATCAGGATACTAACCGCTTAATTACAGCCTGGCAGAAGCCTGAACTGGTTGTCATCTCTGAGTGCTACTGGACCGCAGCGGCTAAACACGCTGATATAGTCCTGCCGATCACCACCTCGTTTGAGCGTAACGATCTGACCATGACCGGTGATTACAGTAACCAACACCTGGTGCCGATGAAGCAGGTCATCGCGCCGCAGTTTGAATCCCGCAGCGATTTTGACGTATTTGCCGATCTGGCTGAGATGCTCAAGCCGGGAGGTAAGGCGGTCTACACCGAAGGCAAAGACGAAATGGCGTGGCTGAAGCAGTTCTATGATGCCGCGCAAAAAGCCGCCCGCGCCCAACGTGTCGCTATGCCTCAGTTCAACGCGTTCTGGCAGCAGAATAAACTGATCGAAATGCGTGAGAATGAAAAGAATAACAAATATGTGCGCTACGCGGATTTCCGCAGCGATCCGGTGATGAATGCGCTGGGAACGCCGAGCGGTAAGATAGAAATCTACTCGAAAACGATTGAAGGCTATCAATATAAAGATTGTCCGCCGCATGCGTCATGGATTGAACCCGATGAATGGAAAGGAACTGCGGATAAAGATCAACTGCAACTGCTGACTGCGCACCCGGCGCATCGTCTGCATAGCCAGCTGAACTACGCGTCGCTGCGCAAAGAGTACGCTATTGCCAATCGCGAGCCGGTCACCATTCACCCGGATGACGCGAAAGCCAGAGGGATTGCCGAAGGCGATCTGGTCCGCGTATGGAATGCGCGTGGGCAGGTGCTGGTGGGGGCGCACGTTAGTGACGGCATTAAACCGGGAATTATCTGTATCCATGAAGGTGCATGGCCGGATATTGAAAACGGTATCTGTAAAAATGGCGGCGCGAACGTACTGACGGCAGATATCCCGACTTCAAGGCTGGCGAATGGCTGTGCGGGGAATACCAGCCTGGTATACGCAGAAAAATTCACCGGTGAAGCGCCAAAACTCACCGTCTTTGATGAGCCAGCCATTGTCACTATGTAA
- a CDS encoding MBL fold metallo-hydrolase yields the protein MALTLTVLLENRRAAGADKSLRAKPGLSLLVQDETTSILFDTGPDDSYILNAAQMGVDLTQLTAVVLSHGHYDHCGGVPWLADNSRIICHPQIACERYASITLAGTTRKIKKLSRDNDYSRLIMEYTREPLTISERFLWSGEISVPTPQAYGVISKETPQPDYISDEGVLIYKSERGLVIITGCGHRGIENIVRHCQNITGINQIYALVGGFHLRAASPAKLWRTRQFIKQQQPEKLLGCHCTGSWGRLWLPGTDAPATGDVIVLAE from the coding sequence ATGGCTTTAACCCTCACGGTATTGCTTGAAAACCGGCGTGCGGCGGGCGCGGATAAATCATTACGGGCAAAGCCTGGGTTAAGTCTGTTAGTTCAGGATGAAACCACCAGCATACTGTTTGATACCGGGCCGGACGACAGCTACATACTTAACGCCGCACAAATGGGCGTAGACCTGACGCAATTGACCGCCGTGGTACTGTCGCACGGTCATTACGATCACTGCGGCGGCGTGCCGTGGCTTGCGGATAACAGCCGTATCATTTGCCATCCCCAAATAGCCTGCGAGCGGTACGCTTCAATAACCCTGGCAGGAACGACAAGGAAAATAAAAAAACTCTCGCGTGATAACGACTACTCTCGGCTCATCATGGAATACACCCGCGAGCCGCTGACTATCAGCGAGCGCTTTTTGTGGTCCGGGGAAATCAGTGTCCCCACTCCGCAGGCCTATGGTGTTATTAGTAAGGAGACGCCCCAACCGGATTACATCAGCGATGAAGGCGTATTGATATATAAATCGGAGCGCGGGTTAGTCATCATTACCGGATGCGGGCATCGGGGAATAGAGAATATCGTACGCCATTGCCAGAACATTACCGGCATTAATCAAATTTACGCCCTCGTCGGTGGATTTCATTTACGTGCCGCCTCCCCCGCTAAGCTATGGCGAACCCGACAATTTATTAAGCAACAGCAACCCGAAAAACTACTCGGCTGTCATTGCACCGGTTCGTGGGGGCGATTATGGCTACCGGGAACTGACGCCCCGGCAACGGGAGATGTAATTGTGCTGGCAGAGTAA
- a CDS encoding Cu(+)/Ag(+) sensor histidine kinase: MASKRWRRPFSLATRLTFFISLATIASFFAFAWIMIHSVKVHFAEQDINDLQEISATLERIINQPNEPESRRLETLKNVVAGYSNVIISLEDSNQKAIFHSPNAPDLRQFISSARPDKNAHASDVFIISGPTLQTPRHVHGQKTSSNWRMIRLPVGQLTDGKPAYTLYLALSIDFHLHYINDLKNKLIMTASLISMMIVFIVLFAVYKGHEPIRNVSRRIQNITSKDLDVRLDPQAVPIELEQLVSSFNHMIERIEDVFKRQSNFSADIAHEIRTPITNLVTQTEIALSQTRSQKELEDVLYSNLEEFSRMSKMVSDMLFLAQADNNQLIPEKTALNLADEVGKVFDFFEAWAEEREVGLRFEGRACWVSGDPLMLRRAVSNLLSNAMRYTPKGESVTVRVKEADSQVQIIVENPGPPIPPQHLPRLFDRFYRVDPSRQRKGEGSGIGLAIVKSIVIAHQGKVSVSSDQLATRFILTLPKHAK, from the coding sequence ATGGCCAGTAAACGATGGCGACGCCCTTTTTCGCTGGCGACACGGCTGACATTTTTTATCAGTCTGGCGACGATCGCGTCATTTTTCGCCTTTGCCTGGATAATGATCCACTCTGTAAAGGTCCATTTCGCCGAGCAGGACATCAATGATCTACAAGAGATCAGCGCCACGCTGGAGCGGATTATTAACCAACCTAACGAGCCAGAATCACGCCGTCTGGAAACGCTAAAAAACGTGGTAGCGGGTTACTCGAACGTCATTATTTCTCTGGAAGATAGTAATCAGAAAGCCATTTTTCATTCGCCCAATGCACCCGATCTCCGGCAATTTATTTCCAGTGCAAGGCCGGATAAAAATGCCCATGCCAGCGATGTTTTTATTATCTCCGGCCCAACGCTACAAACGCCCAGACATGTCCACGGGCAGAAAACGTCGTCTAACTGGCGAATGATTCGCCTGCCTGTAGGACAGCTTACCGATGGAAAACCGGCATATACGCTGTATCTGGCATTATCGATCGATTTTCATCTGCACTATATTAACGACCTGAAAAACAAACTGATTATGACGGCATCACTGATTAGCATGATGATTGTTTTTATCGTGCTGTTCGCTGTCTATAAAGGCCATGAACCGATCCGTAACGTCAGTCGCCGCATCCAAAATATCACCTCAAAAGATTTGGATGTACGCCTCGATCCGCAAGCTGTTCCTATTGAGCTGGAACAGCTGGTAAGTTCGTTTAATCACATGATCGAGCGCATTGAGGACGTATTTAAACGTCAGTCGAACTTCTCGGCAGATATTGCCCATGAGATCCGCACGCCAATAACTAACCTCGTCACGCAAACGGAAATTGCGCTCAGCCAGACCCGCAGCCAAAAAGAGCTGGAAGATGTGCTGTATTCCAATCTCGAAGAGTTTAGTCGTATGTCGAAAATGGTCAGCGACATGCTGTTTCTGGCGCAGGCGGACAACAATCAGCTCATCCCGGAAAAGACAGCGCTTAATCTGGCTGATGAGGTAGGTAAAGTGTTCGACTTCTTCGAGGCCTGGGCAGAAGAGCGCGAGGTTGGCTTACGTTTTGAAGGACGCGCGTGCTGGGTTTCGGGCGATCCGTTAATGCTACGCCGGGCGGTGAGCAATCTTCTATCAAATGCTATGCGCTATACGCCAAAAGGCGAGTCGGTAACCGTACGGGTGAAAGAGGCGGACAGTCAGGTGCAGATAATCGTGGAAAATCCTGGCCCCCCCATTCCCCCACAGCATCTCCCCCGGCTCTTTGACCGATTTTATCGGGTAGACCCTTCGCGACAGCGCAAAGGCGAAGGCAGCGGTATTGGCCTGGCGATAGTGAAATCAATCGTCATCGCCCATCAGGGAAAAGTCTCGGTTTCATCCGATCAGCTTGCTACCCGATTTATTCTGACGCTGCCCAAGCACGCGAAATAA
- the cusR gene encoding copper response regulator transcription factor CusR, which produces MKVLIVEDEKKTGEYLTKGLTEAGFVVDLADNGLNGYHLAMTSDYDLLILDIMLPDVNGWDIVRMLRSANKGMPILLLTALGTIEHRVKGLELGADDYLVKPFAFAELLARVRTLLRRGAAVIVESQFQVADLMVDLVSRKVTRSGTRITLTSKEFTLLEFFLRHQGEVLPRSLIASQVWDMNFDSDTNAIDVAVKRLRAKIDNDFEPKLIQTVRGVGYMLEVPDGQ; this is translated from the coding sequence ATGAAGGTCTTGATAGTCGAAGATGAGAAAAAAACCGGTGAATACCTGACGAAAGGCCTGACGGAAGCGGGTTTTGTCGTGGATTTAGCGGATAACGGCCTGAACGGGTATCACCTGGCGATGACCAGTGATTACGACCTGCTCATACTCGACATCATGCTGCCGGATGTAAACGGCTGGGATATCGTGCGGATGCTGCGATCCGCTAACAAAGGGATGCCAATTCTTCTTCTCACCGCGCTGGGCACCATTGAACATCGGGTTAAAGGTCTGGAATTAGGCGCGGATGACTACCTGGTCAAACCGTTCGCCTTCGCCGAGCTGCTGGCACGGGTCAGAACGCTGCTACGCCGGGGTGCGGCGGTGATTGTCGAGAGCCAGTTTCAGGTCGCGGATTTAATGGTCGATCTGGTCAGCAGAAAAGTCACCCGCAGCGGTACGCGCATCACCCTGACCAGCAAAGAGTTTACGTTGCTTGAGTTTTTCCTGCGCCATCAGGGGGAAGTTTTACCCCGCTCGCTGATCGCGTCTCAGGTCTGGGATATGAATTTTGACAGCGATACCAATGCTATCGACGTGGCCGTGAAACGTCTGCGCGCCAAAATCGATAACGACTTTGAGCCGAAACTGATCCAGACCGTGCGCGGCGTGGGATATATGCTTGAGGTTCCTGATGGCCAGTAA
- a CDS encoding efflux transporter outer membrane subunit, which produces MSKFKLLTLSAVFVLAGCSLAPDYQRPALPVPQQFSLSQNALVSAPMGYQDTGWRTFFVDPQVKALIGEALINNRDLRMAVLKVQEARAQYGVTDADRYPQLTAGSSGTYSGKLKGDSSTNREFEAGLNLSFDLDFFGRLKNMSEAERQNFFASEEARRAVHISLISSVSQSYFNQRLAYAQLQIAEETLQNYQRSYAFVEKQLLTGSTNVLALEQARGVIESTRSEIAKRKGELAQANNALQLLLGTYGKLPNDQMRSGGDIKPVTLPPSLSSQILLQRPDILEAEHGLMAANANIGAARAAFFPSITLTSSVSSNSSDLSSLFNAASGMWNFVPKIDIPIFNAGRNQSNLDLAEIRQQQSVVNYEQKIQNAFKEVADALVLRQSIADQIRGQQRYLTSLQITLQRARALYQNGAVSYIEVLDAERSLFATQQSLLDLNYAQQVNEIKLFAALGGGWVE; this is translated from the coding sequence ATGAGCAAATTTAAGCTTCTTACCCTCAGCGCTGTATTCGTTCTCGCCGGTTGTTCATTGGCGCCGGACTATCAGCGTCCGGCATTGCCGGTGCCGCAGCAATTCTCCTTAAGCCAGAATGCGTTGGTTTCTGCGCCGATGGGATATCAGGATACGGGCTGGCGGACTTTCTTCGTTGACCCCCAGGTAAAGGCGCTGATCGGCGAGGCGCTGATTAATAACCGCGATTTACGTATGGCCGTGCTGAAAGTTCAGGAAGCGAGAGCGCAATATGGCGTCACCGACGCTGACCGCTATCCGCAACTCACGGCAGGCTCCAGCGGCACCTACAGCGGTAAATTAAAAGGCGATAGCAGCACCAACCGCGAATTCGAAGCCGGGCTGAATCTCAGTTTTGATCTCGATTTCTTTGGCAGGCTGAAGAATATGAGTGAAGCCGAGCGACAGAACTTCTTTGCCAGCGAAGAGGCGCGTCGGGCGGTGCATATCTCATTAATCTCCAGCGTGTCACAAAGTTACTTCAATCAGCGTCTGGCTTATGCGCAATTGCAAATTGCCGAAGAAACGTTGCAAAACTATCAGCGCTCATACGCTTTTGTGGAGAAACAGTTGCTGACCGGCAGCACCAACGTACTGGCGCTGGAACAGGCGCGCGGCGTAATTGAAAGCACGCGCAGCGAAATCGCGAAGCGTAAAGGTGAACTGGCGCAAGCGAACAATGCGCTGCAGCTGTTGCTGGGTACGTACGGGAAATTACCCAACGACCAGATGCGCAGCGGCGGGGATATTAAACCGGTAACGCTGCCGCCATCGTTGTCATCGCAAATACTGTTGCAGCGCCCGGATATTTTGGAAGCTGAGCACGGATTAATGGCGGCGAATGCCAATATCGGCGCCGCGCGGGCGGCATTTTTCCCGTCGATTACCCTGACCAGTTCAGTTTCCAGTAACAGCAGCGATCTCTCCAGCTTATTTAATGCCGCCAGCGGAATGTGGAATTTTGTTCCCAAAATAGATATTCCAATTTTCAATGCCGGACGTAATCAGTCGAATCTCGACCTCGCCGAAATACGCCAGCAGCAGTCGGTGGTGAATTACGAACAAAAAATTCAGAACGCCTTTAAAGAGGTGGCGGATGCGCTGGTATTGCGCCAAAGCATTGCCGATCAAATTCGCGGTCAGCAGCGTTATCTGACCTCATTGCAAATCACCTTACAGCGCGCCAGAGCGCTTTATCAAAATGGCGCGGTTAGCTATATCGAAGTTCTGGATGCCGAACGTTCCTTATTCGCCACGCAGCAATCACTGCTCGATCTTAATTACGCCCAGCAGGTTAATGAAATTAAGCTGTTTGCTGCCTTAGGCGGCGGTTGGGTGGAGTAA
- the cusF gene encoding cation efflux system protein CusF, translating into MNITAKAVLFSLFSLVMFNAQANEHQHGEMMDMQPAAQQEQLISATGVIEAVDRDSKKITIKHDPIPAVNWPAMTMRFTLVADTKADDIKPGDKVAFTFVQQGNLSVLRDIHISK; encoded by the coding sequence ATGAATATTACCGCCAAAGCCGTGCTGTTTAGCCTTTTTTCTCTGGTCATGTTTAACGCTCAGGCCAATGAGCATCAGCATGGCGAAATGATGGATATGCAGCCAGCGGCTCAACAGGAACAACTCATTAGCGCCACGGGAGTGATTGAAGCTGTTGATAGGGACAGTAAAAAAATCACGATTAAGCATGACCCTATTCCTGCGGTGAACTGGCCAGCCATGACGATGCGTTTTACGCTGGTTGCCGACACGAAGGCTGATGATATTAAACCCGGCGATAAGGTTGCATTTACGTTTGTTCAGCAGGGAAATCTCTCTGTATTACGTGATATTCACATCAGTAAATAA
- a CDS encoding efflux RND transporter periplasmic adaptor subunit: MASLNIKTTALILAGMIAGGVISVGIYTYYSSAQATAETGQAAPKEDRKVLFWYDPMYPNTRFDKPGKSPFMDMDLIPKYADEETASASAPGVRIDPTQTQNLGLKTEPVRRGPLHYAQTFPANVSYNEYQFVIVQARSAGFIEKVYPLTVGDKIKQGAPLIDLTIPDWVEAQSEYLLLRETGGSATQVEGILERLRLAGMPEADIQRLKSTRKIQTRFTLKAPIDGVITAFDLRTGMNISKDNVVAKIQGMDPVWVSASVPESIAWLIKDASQFSITVPAWPDKTFTISKWNILPSVDATTRTLQIRLQVENRDEALKPGMNAYLQLKTQSKPMLLIPSKALIDTGTEQRVITVDHEGRFVPKQVSVFHESQGLTAIRSGLSEGEKVVSSGLFLIDSEANISGALDRMRAQNSGAQDAVASPAPAAHSH, translated from the coding sequence ATGGCGTCTTTAAATATTAAAACTACCGCGCTTATTCTCGCAGGCATGATTGCCGGTGGGGTTATTTCTGTCGGTATTTATACTTATTATTCATCCGCACAAGCAACGGCTGAAACCGGGCAGGCTGCGCCAAAAGAAGACAGAAAAGTTTTGTTTTGGTACGACCCCATGTACCCGAACACGCGCTTTGATAAGCCGGGTAAATCGCCATTTATGGATATGGATCTTATCCCGAAATATGCCGATGAAGAGACCGCGAGCGCGTCAGCGCCTGGCGTACGAATCGATCCCACCCAGACCCAGAATTTGGGGCTAAAAACAGAACCTGTGCGCCGTGGGCCGCTGCACTACGCGCAAACTTTCCCGGCTAACGTTAGCTATAACGAATACCAGTTCGTTATTGTCCAGGCACGCTCCGCAGGCTTTATCGAAAAGGTTTACCCGCTAACCGTGGGCGACAAAATTAAGCAAGGCGCGCCGCTTATCGACCTGACGATTCCCGACTGGGTTGAGGCGCAGAGCGAATATTTATTGCTGCGTGAGACCGGCGGTAGCGCGACACAGGTGGAAGGCATTCTGGAGAGGTTACGCCTGGCCGGTATGCCTGAAGCGGATATTCAGCGCTTAAAATCGACGCGTAAAATTCAAACCCGCTTCACCCTGAAAGCCCCCATTGATGGGGTGATCACTGCATTCGATTTGCGTACCGGTATGAACATTTCCAAAGACAATGTGGTCGCGAAAATTCAGGGCATGGACCCAGTATGGGTCAGCGCGTCGGTCCCGGAATCTATTGCCTGGCTGATTAAAGACGCCTCGCAATTTAGCATCACTGTGCCAGCCTGGCCGGACAAGACTTTCACCATCAGCAAATGGAATATCTTACCCAGCGTCGATGCCACCACGCGGACGTTGCAGATCCGTTTGCAGGTCGAAAACCGCGACGAGGCGCTCAAACCGGGGATGAATGCCTACCTGCAACTGAAAACGCAAAGTAAGCCGATGTTGCTGATCCCGTCTAAAGCGTTAATTGATACGGGTACCGAACAGCGGGTGATTACCGTTGATCATGAAGGTCGATTTGTGCCGAAGCAGGTTTCGGTATTCCATGAATCACAGGGACTAACGGCTATTCGCTCCGGCCTGAGCGAAGGTGAAAAAGTGGTGTCCAGCGGTCTGTTCCTGATCGACTCCGAGGCGAATATCTCCGGCGCGCTGGATCGTATGCGCGCCCAGAATAGCGGTGCACAAGACGCAGTCGCTAGCCCAGCCCCGGCGGCCCATTCACACTGA